In the Natrinema sp. CBA1119 genome, CCATCGTCACCGTACTCGTCCTCGTAGGCTTCAACGAACTCCAGCGTCTTGTCAGTGATATCTGTAACCCCGCCACCGCCGGACTGGGCCGTCGTCTCGAAGCGACAAATTCCCTGCGTCTGTCCCCAGAACTCCGGATTCATCGATGCGACGTGCGTACCTTCCACTGCGAAGGGGTACCGGTTCGTGATCCACGGCTTGAGTAGCTTCCCCTGTCCACCGGACGCGAAGAAACGGAGGACTGCGTCCACTCCTGCACTCTCGAGATCGTCCAGGATCGACGTGTAATTATCCGTGCTGAGGCTCACGGTATCGTCGTAGGGGACATCGAATCCGCGGCTCCTGAGTTCATCCGGAAGCAGTTCCTGAAACGACTTGGTCCAAGCAGCTTCCTCGGACAGATGACCGAACGTGTTCCAGCCGTGTTCGTCGGAGAGGAACTCCGCGTAATCGGCCATCGCTTCGGCCTGCAGTTCGGAGTTGATCGGTCCCGTTCGGAAGATATTCTTGTTGTGTTCGTAGTCATCACCGGTCGTGTTCGCCATCGTACTCTGGTCCGCTGATCCCGTGATAATGAACGGAACGTCCTCGTCGGCGATGGTCCCGGTGATCCGCTGAGTGACCTCGCTCGAGAACGTGCCGACGATCAGATCGACGTTGTCCTCTACGATCATCCGTTCGACGATCTCGGACGTTCCGCCCGGATCCGTTTCGGTGTTCTCCGAGATCAGTTCGATCTCCTGGTCGCGGACCTTTCCGACTTCATCGACGGCGAGCTCGGCACTTCGTTCCGAGCCGACCCCCATCGCCATACCGGTCGGTGCGAGGTGACCGATTTTGAATATTCCATCATCGTCATCGCCGCCGACGCCGCCGAGGCAGCCGGCCAGCGTCGTCGTCACGGCACCGGCACCGGCCGCTCCGAGAAACGTTCGGCGTCCGAGTGTGCCCTTACCATTCCTACCCAAGTTAAGATTATTATTATCTTCGTTAGCCATTGTGTATCAGTGAGTTACCGATTCTCAGTCTCCAGTTTTGAGTCACCCGTAATAAAGGTGAGGGAAGTTAGCAAGGATCTCGTGAACTATACACGAGTGTTGTGTTTTACTTCTCTCTCGAGTTACGCGGAGGAACAGGTGACGGAGGAATGCGCCGCTCGAGCCCGAGCGGCCATCAACTGCCGTTCAACGGACTTCGTCCTCGATCCCGGCCGGCTCCTCGAGGAGTCGATACTCGCCGCGTTCGAACGCGACGACGCCGTCGTGGCGGAGGTGATCGAGATGGGCGAAGGCCTCCCCCGGTCCGTGGACGATATGGATCCCCTCGAGGTCGCCGAACAGGTGGGCGCTGACCGTCCAGGCGTCGGCCGGGCCGTGGTCATCCAGAAACGCGAGGATCGTGTCCGTTCGCTCGCGGTGGTGCTCGAGGATCGCCTCGGCGCGGGCGGTCGGCTCCGCGATCGGATCACGGTGGCCGGGCCAGACCCGCTCGTAGTCGCGGTCGATGAGTCGATCCAACGTCGCGACGTAGCGCTCGAGCGGGCGCTCGACCCGGACGTCCGCGCCGCCGACGTTCGGCGTGTACACCGGCAGGATAGCGTCGCCGACGAACGCCTCGTCGCCGCTCTCGGTTTCGAAACAGCACAGCCCCGCCGCGTGTCCCGGCGCGTGCACCGTCTCGAGCGTTCGACCGCCGACCGCGAGTCTCTCCCCGTCCTCGATCGGGGTCGGGTCGGCCGGTGATCCCTCGATCTCCGCGGACTCGAAGAAGGCGAGGAGTTCGGCTCGTGCATCGTCGGGGACGCCCCACTCCTCGAGGAGTTCCCGACGCCGCTCCTCGACGGCGGCGACGGCGGCGGGATCCTGTGCGACCAGCGGGGCGTCGGCCTCGTGGACGTAGACGGTCGCGTCGCTTTCGGCCTGAATTTCGCCGGCCAGTCCGGCGTGGTCGACGTGGAAGTGGGTGAGGACGATGTCGTCGACGTCGGTGAACTCGTAGCCGCGCTCGGCGAGCCCCTCGCGGAGGTCTCGGCGGATGTCGTCGGTGGCGATGCCGGTATCGACGAGTGCGAGTTCGTCGGCGTCGTCGTCGGCGAGGACGTAGGCGTTGTTCCGGCCCTCGAACTCCTCGTTTCCGAGTACGATGCGGTCCATATCGGCTACCCACATGTTGTCCGCTAATAATTCGCGCGATAGCGGAACTGGACGAGGCGAAGGGACGGTCCCGCTCGGCTCGATAAAACGTCAGTAACTGCTCAAGTACAGTGCGGATAGAGAGAGTTCTGATGGAAAGGAGTGAGAAGAAATATCCTGCTATCGTGGCACCACGGAATCGCCACGCCCTCCCCAGCCGATTCACTCACTCCCTGCAGTCGCTCGCTCATCCCACGCGCAATATCGTCAGCTGACCTCACTCTCGTTCGGCCAGCCGACAGCGCGCGCCACCGCACGTCGGTTGGTCAGGCTGAGCGAGAGAGCAAAAGCGGAACGTGACCACGAAACCGCCAATTAGCTCTCGAGTTCGGCCCGCAGCAACTGATTCACGTCACCGGGGTCCGCGCTCCCGCCGGTCTTCTGCATAACCTGGCCGACGAGGAAGTTGATCGCGCCGTCGTCGCCCGACTCGTAGTCGTCGACGGCGTCCGGGTTCTCGTCGATTGCGTCGACGACGGCCTGTTGGACTTCGTCCTCGCCGGTCTTGCCCAGTCCCTCCTCGGCGACGACTTCCTCCGGCGTTCGGCCGTCGTCCAGCATCGATCGCAGAACCGTCTCGCGGGCGTTCTTCGCCGTGATCTCGTCCTCCGCGACGAGTTCGACGAGCCGTTTGATCTCCTCGAGGCGGCCCTCGATCTCGGTGATCTCGATGTCGCGGTAGTTGAGTTCGCCCAGCAGGTTGTCCGCGACCCACGTGGCGGCGAGGTCGGGATCGAACTCGCCGGCGACGTCCTCGTAGAAGTCCGCGACCTGTTTCGTCGAGGTGAGCTTCGAGGCGGCCTCCTCGCTCAGATCGTACTCCGCCTGAAACCGCTCGCGGCGGGCCGAGGGGAGTTCGGGAATCTCGATTTCGTCTTTCCAGTCCGAGACCCGCAGCGGCGGGAGGTCCGCCTCCTCGAAGTAGCGGTAGTCCTTCTCCTCTTCCTTCGAGCGCATCGAGACGGTGATTCCCCGCGACTCGTCCCAGTGGCGGGTCTCCTGTTCGACCGCGCG is a window encoding:
- a CDS encoding MBL fold metallo-hydrolase is translated as MDRIVLGNEEFEGRNNAYVLADDDADELALVDTGIATDDIRRDLREGLAERGYEFTDVDDIVLTHFHVDHAGLAGEIQAESDATVYVHEADAPLVAQDPAAVAAVEERRRELLEEWGVPDDARAELLAFFESAEIEGSPADPTPIEDGERLAVGGRTLETVHAPGHAAGLCCFETESGDEAFVGDAILPVYTPNVGGADVRVERPLERYVATLDRLIDRDYERVWPGHRDPIAEPTARAEAILEHHRERTDTILAFLDDHGPADAWTVSAHLFGDLEGIHIVHGPGEAFAHLDHLRHDGVVAFERGEYRLLEEPAGIEDEVR
- a CDS encoding ABC transporter substrate-binding protein codes for the protein MTTTLAGCLGGVGGDDDDGIFKIGHLAPTGMAMGVGSERSAELAVDEVGKVRDQEIELISENTETDPGGTSEIVERMIVEDNVDLIVGTFSSEVTQRITGTIADEDVPFIITGSADQSTMANTTGDDYEHNKNIFRTGPINSELQAEAMADYAEFLSDEHGWNTFGHLSEEAAWTKSFQELLPDELRSRGFDVPYDDTVSLSTDNYTSILDDLESAGVDAVLRFFASGGQGKLLKPWITNRYPFAVEGTHVASMNPEFWGQTQGICRFETTAQSGGGGVTDITDKTLEFVEAYEDEYGDDGAPTKPMYMGFNTYDAIHFYSKVAEEAGTINYNDDLDDIVEAMHSVEYTGAAAEISLYGEDSDYPNDAKETRTDGKISNYPVTQWQANEDDEGGHQELVYPAANSSGDHIAPPWM